One window from the genome of Malus domestica chromosome 01, GDT2T_hap1 encodes:
- the LOC103417727 gene encoding uncharacterized protein isoform X2 has translation MVRIHVKHGEGSEQKEFLYDCASTSPIDEIAPEISRISNLQTKIDRLILELEPRLDLLHGDAKAASLLRALSEAKSYASKDQVVYNKPLSYHVLRNHIQALERELKAVSEFQELLGDCYQAAVN, from the exons ATGGTTCGAATCCACGTGAAGCACGGCGAGGGCTCCGAACAGAAGGAGTTCCTCTACGACTGCGCAAGCACTTCGCCAATTGACGAGATTGCCCCCGAAATCTCCCGAATTTCCAATCTCCAAACCAAGATCGACCGCCTGATTCTCGAGCTCGAACCTCGTCTGGACCTCCTCCATGGCGACGCAAAAG CTGCTTCTCTCCTCAGAGCTCTATCCGAAGCCAAATCCTACGCTTCCAAG GACCAGGTTGTATACAATAAGCCTTTGTCTTACCATGTACTGAGAAACCACATACAAGCTTTGGAGAGAGAGCTCAAAGCGGTTTCTGAGTTTCAGGAACTATTGGGAG ATTGTTATCAAGCTGCAGTCAACTGA
- the LOC103433710 gene encoding ankyrin repeat-containing protein ITN1, whose amino-acid sequence MASPIEQGGDGDLEKGPMTAQPNAEPSPSPSPSSTASAPALVLSNSGKRMDQAGKKKYVKQVTGRHNDTELHLAAQRADLAAVKKILGDIDSQIVGTVSGAEFDTEVAEVRAAVVNEVNELGETALFTAADKGHLDVVKELLKYSNQETVTKKNRSGFDPLHAAASQGHHAIVQVLLDHDPGLSKTIGPSNSTPLISAAHKGHIAVVDELLSKDSTLLEISKSNGKNALHLAARQGHTEIVSALLTKDPQLARRTDKKGQTALHMAVKGTNCEVVKLLLEADPAIVMLPDKFGNTALHIATRKRRAEIVNELLLLPDTNVNALNRDTKTALDIADALPLSEESSEIRGCLYRYGAVKANELNQPRDELRKTVTQIKNDVHIQLEQTKKTNKNVHNISKELRKLHREGINNATNSVTVVAVLFATVAFAAIFTVPGGDNDDGTAVVVKSTPFKIFFIFNAIALFTSLAVVVVQITLVRGETKAEKRVVEIINKLMWLASVCTSVAFMASSYIVVGRHHKWAAILVTVVGGMIMAAVLGTMTYYVVKSKRIRSMRKKHPKRSGSNSWMHSDHSNSEIERIYAL is encoded by the exons atggcgTCCCCAATCGAACAAG GAGGTGATGGAGACTTAGAGAAGGGTCCGATGACTGCACAGCCTAACGCGGAACCATCGCCGTCGCCGTCTCCGTCTTCCACGGCGTCGGCGCCGGCTTTGGTGCTTTCCAACTCTGGAAAGCGGATGGACCAGGCGGGGAAGAAGAAGTACGTGAAGCAGGTCACTGGGCGGCACAACGACACGGAGCTCCACTTGGCGGCTCAGCGCGCGGATCTAGCCGCCGTGAAGAAGATTCTCGGCGATATCGATTCGCAGATTGTGGGGACAGTTAGCGGTGCGGAGTTTGATACGGAGGTGGCTGAGGTCCGGGCGGCGGTGGTGAATGAGGTCAATGAGCTCGGAGAGACGGCTTTGTTCACGGCGGCGGATAAAGGGCACCTTGATGTGGTTAAGGAGCTGTTGAAATATTCGAATCAGGAGACCGTTACGAAGAAGAACCGGTCCGGGTTTGATCCCTTGCATGCTGCTGCAAGTCAAGGACACCATG CCATTGTCCAGGTGCTCCTAGATCATGACCCTGGGCTAAGCAAAACAATTGGTCCGTCGAATTCAACCCCACTTATATCTGCAGCTCATAAAGGGCATATAGCAGTAGTTGATGAACTGCTCTCGAAAGATTCTACCTTGTTGGAGATTTCTAAATCAAATGGGAAGAATGCATTGCATCTGGCTGCAAGACAGGGGCATACAGAGATTGTAAGCGCATTGCTAACTAAGGATCCACAGTTGGCACGAAGAACTGACAAGAAAGGGCAAACTGCATTGCATATGGCTGTAAAAGGGACGAACTGTGAGGTGGTGAAATTGCTTCTTGAGGCAGACCCCGCAATTGTAATGCTGCCAGACAAATTTGGTAACACAGCATTACATATTGCCACCAGGAAGAGGCGAGCAGAG ATAGTGAATGAGTTGTTACTCCTCCCAGACACCAATGTTAATGCACTGAACAGGGACACAAAAACGGCTCTTGACATTGCTGATGCACTTCCACTTTCCGAAGAATCCTCAGAAATAAGGGGTTGTCTTTATCGCTATGGTGCAGTCAAGGCAAATGAACTGAACCAACCAAGGGATGAATTGAGGAAAACGGTGACTCAGATCAAGAACGATGTTCATATCCAGCttgaacaaacaaagaaaaccaaCAAAAATGTTCACAATATATCCAAAGAACTGAGAAAGCTCCACAGGGAAGGAATCAACAACGCCACCAACTCAGTCACTGTGGTGGCTGTTCTATTCGCAACAGTTGCGTTTGCGGCTATCTTTACTGTGCCCGGTGGTGATAATGATGACGGGACTGCCGTGGTAGTTAAGAGCACTCCTTTCaaaatcttcttcattttcaatgCCATTGCCCTTTTTACGTCGCTGGCTGTTGTGGTTGTCCAAATTACCTTGGTCAGAGGCGAGACAAAGGCAGAGAAACGGGTGGTGGAGATAATCAACAAGTTGATGTGGCTGGCTTCTGTCTGCACTTCAGTGGCATTCATGGCCTCCTCTTACATAGTGGTTGGCCGGCACCATAAGTGGGCCGCCATTCTGGTAACAGTCGTTGGGGGAATGATAATGGCTGCTGTTCTCGGCACCATGACATACTACGTAGTGAAGTCGAAGCGGATACGTTCCATGAGGAAGAAGCACCCGAAGAGGAGCGGTTCCAACTCGTGGATGCACTCTGACCATTCAAATTCGGAAATTGAACGGATTTATGCCCTTTGA
- the LOC139189158 gene encoding secreted RxLR effector protein 161-like produces MVVRSLDIKKYPFRPKEGDEMVIGPEVPYLSAVGALLYLAQCTKPDIVFSVNLLARYNSAPTIRHWNGVKDVLRYLRRTTDMGFFYSKNSTNDQVFVGYADADFLSDPHKARSQTGYLFKNGDTAISWRSTKQTLVATSSNHSEILVLHKASCECSWLRSMIHHIQNSCGLPSKTDIPTIIHEDNAACVAQMKEGFIKGNKAKHISPKFFSAHELQKAKVIEVRQIRSNENPADLFTKSLPNARFRS; encoded by the coding sequence atggtcgttcgttctcTAGACATTAAGAAATATCCATTCCGTCCAAAAGAAGGTGATGAAATGGtcattggtccagaagtaccatatctgaGTGCAGTAGGTGCTttgttgtatttagcacaatgtactaaaCCAGATATAGTTTTTTCAGTCaacttgttagccaggtataactctgctccaacaatccgTCATTGGAATGGTGTCAAAGATGTATTGCGATACCTTCGTAGGACAACAGACATGGGTTTTTTTTACTCAAAGAACTCCACAAATGACCAAGTTTTTGTTGGATATGCAGATGCTGATTTCCTCTCTGATCCacataaagcccgctcacaaacTGGATATTTGTTCAAGAATGGAGATACAGCAATCTCATGGcgctcaacaaagcaaacattagttgctacatcttcaaatCATTCAGAAATACTTGTTTTACATAAAGCAAgttgtgaatgttcttggttaagatcaatgatccatcatattcagaattcatgtggtctaccttcaaagacagacaTTCCAACTAtcattcatgaagataatgcagcctgtgttgcccaaatgaaggaaggattcatcAAGGGCAATAAagctaaacacatatctccaaagtttttcagtgcacatgagctccagaaggctaaagttattgaagtcagacaaatccgttctAATGAAAATCCGGCAGACTTGTTCACAAAGTCTCTACCAAATGCACGTTTCAGAAGTTAG
- the LOC103417727 gene encoding uncharacterized protein isoform X1, translated as MVRIHVKHGEGSEQKEFLYDCASTSPIDEIAPEISRISNLQTKIDRLILELEPRLDLLHGDAKAASLLRALSEAKSYASKDQVVYNKPLSYHVLRNHIQALERELKAVSEFQELLGGIEFGGEDSSRLCWAGKVLDGSKRLCDYIGSNEKTKIVIKLQSTDSCPA; from the exons ATGGTTCGAATCCACGTGAAGCACGGCGAGGGCTCCGAACAGAAGGAGTTCCTCTACGACTGCGCAAGCACTTCGCCAATTGACGAGATTGCCCCCGAAATCTCCCGAATTTCCAATCTCCAAACCAAGATCGACCGCCTGATTCTCGAGCTCGAACCTCGTCTGGACCTCCTCCATGGCGACGCAAAAG CTGCTTCTCTCCTCAGAGCTCTATCCGAAGCCAAATCCTACGCTTCCAAG GACCAGGTTGTATACAATAAGCCTTTGTCTTACCATGTACTGAGAAACCACATACAAGCTTTGGAGAGAGAGCTCAAAGCGGTTTCTGAGTTTCAGGAACTATTGGGAG GCATTGAATTTGGCGGGGAGGATTCGAGTCGGCTTTGTTGGGCCGGGAAAGTGCTTGATGGGAGTAAACGGTTGTGTGATTATATTGGAAGCAATGAGAAAACTAAG ATTGTTATCAAGCTGCAGTCAACTGACTCGTGTCCTGCATAA